From the genome of Candidatus Babeliales bacterium, one region includes:
- a CDS encoding DUF721 domain-containing protein, with the protein MIKPIDQLINSLIIPEHEWKKNLLSNWTDIIGHLSSQVRLEKIDNDSLILGVNDSSWLQELYLLTPILLETINAKLDKPRIKKLKFKQTPKKKERIRNIHNCSQTPAKKVTLTKKEQAILNNIEDADLRNALKNFLLRCYQERP; encoded by the coding sequence ATGATAAAACCAATTGACCAATTAATTAACTCGTTAATTATACCTGAACATGAATGGAAAAAAAATCTCTTATCAAATTGGACTGATATTATTGGCCATTTATCGAGTCAAGTACGACTAGAAAAAATTGATAATGATTCACTTATTCTTGGTGTTAATGATTCTAGTTGGTTGCAAGAACTTTATCTACTCACTCCCATTTTGCTTGAAACTATTAATGCTAAACTTGATAAACCACGTATTAAAAAATTAAAATTCAAGCAAACGCCTAAAAAAAAGGAAAGAATAAGAAATATTCATAACTGTTCCCAGACTCCTGCAAAAAAAGTTACATTAACAAAAAAAGAGCAGGCCATATTAAATAACATCGAAGATGCTGATTTAAGAAATGCTCTAAAAAACTTTCTACTACGTTGCTATCAGGAGAGACCATGA